A part of Myxococcus landrumus genomic DNA contains:
- a CDS encoding DUF4178 domain-containing protein has protein sequence MTQGRCPSCGADVEFTAGSAQVVVCSHCQTVVARKDADFEALGKIGRVVVTDSPLQVGAEGRYDGSAFQVVGHLQKDHGAGPWDEWYVEFADGRTGWVSESEGTVHLLFSGGVEEGLSLSDLHPGEKLRLRNRHWVVEERGHGKVIAAEGQLPSDVDPQQDSWYVDATSSKGAIITLDFGVHASDPEVFIGARLKLEQLGIPPDQLRPRVRRKVELKQARCPECNGPLELRAPDKSLRVGCPFCGALLDVSKGKLSFLRLLEKPEHAPLIPLGAKGTLRETEWMCLGFLVRSCTVEGVRYPWEEYLLFNRAKGFVWLMNSQGHWVFLEPLAAGDVQLVPHVSAFFDGRRYKAYQNVHAVTENVQGEFYWEVTAGEYAEATEYVAPPYSINVDSTENEVSYTFGEYLAPEVVKEAFKLEAVPAPEGILPSQPNPHKAKMMSTVLWSIGWLLLLLLVAGLFSATSLNKVVLDQQVTVPAEATPGTPSAMKFSEPFDLERRGNMKVYVAAGVANDWLGIQGDLVNQETGEVVGFYEEISLYQGSDSDGSWSEGSASGSLHLSALPAGKYVLRTTASYDPTPARVRNYNIRLTHDSPNGGWLCVAFVLLLLGPAFAIFRSHNFETRRWADSNLSE, from the coding sequence GTGACCCAGGGGAGGTGTCCGTCGTGCGGCGCGGACGTGGAGTTCACCGCGGGCTCGGCGCAGGTGGTGGTGTGCAGCCACTGTCAGACGGTGGTAGCGCGCAAGGACGCGGACTTCGAGGCGCTCGGGAAGATTGGCCGGGTGGTCGTCACCGATTCGCCGCTCCAGGTGGGCGCGGAGGGCCGCTATGACGGCTCCGCCTTCCAGGTCGTGGGCCACCTCCAGAAGGACCACGGCGCGGGTCCGTGGGACGAGTGGTACGTGGAGTTCGCCGACGGCCGCACCGGCTGGGTGAGCGAGTCCGAGGGCACCGTCCACCTGCTCTTCTCCGGCGGCGTGGAGGAGGGGCTCTCGCTGTCGGACCTGCACCCCGGCGAGAAGCTGCGCCTGCGCAACCGGCACTGGGTGGTGGAGGAGCGCGGGCACGGGAAGGTCATCGCCGCCGAGGGGCAGTTGCCCAGCGACGTCGACCCCCAGCAGGACTCCTGGTACGTCGACGCCACGTCGTCCAAGGGCGCCATCATCACGCTCGACTTCGGCGTCCACGCCAGCGACCCGGAAGTCTTCATCGGCGCGCGGCTGAAGCTGGAGCAGTTGGGGATTCCCCCGGACCAGCTCCGCCCCCGCGTCCGCCGCAAGGTGGAGCTCAAGCAGGCGCGCTGCCCGGAGTGCAACGGCCCCCTGGAGCTGCGGGCGCCGGACAAGTCGCTGCGCGTGGGCTGCCCCTTCTGCGGCGCGCTGCTCGACGTCTCCAAGGGGAAGCTGTCCTTCCTGCGGCTCTTGGAGAAGCCCGAGCACGCGCCCCTCATCCCGCTGGGCGCGAAGGGCACGCTGCGCGAGACGGAGTGGATGTGCCTGGGCTTCCTCGTGCGCTCCTGCACGGTGGAGGGCGTCCGCTACCCGTGGGAGGAGTACCTCCTCTTCAACCGCGCGAAGGGCTTCGTCTGGCTGATGAACTCCCAGGGCCACTGGGTGTTCCTGGAGCCCCTGGCCGCCGGCGACGTGCAGTTGGTGCCGCATGTCTCCGCCTTCTTCGACGGGCGTCGCTACAAGGCCTACCAGAACGTCCACGCCGTCACGGAGAACGTGCAGGGTGAGTTCTACTGGGAGGTGACGGCGGGCGAGTACGCCGAGGCCACCGAGTACGTCGCCCCGCCGTACTCCATCAACGTGGACAGCACCGAGAACGAGGTGTCGTACACGTTCGGCGAGTACCTGGCGCCGGAGGTGGTGAAGGAGGCCTTCAAGCTGGAGGCGGTGCCGGCTCCCGAGGGAATCCTTCCCAGCCAGCCCAACCCCCACAAGGCCAAGATGATGTCCACGGTCCTGTGGTCCATCGGCTGGTTGCTGCTGCTGCTCCTGGTGGCGGGCCTGTTCTCCGCGACGTCGCTGAACAAGGTCGTGCTGGACCAGCAGGTGACGGTGCCCGCGGAGGCCACGCCCGGCACGCCCTCCGCGATGAAGTTCAGCGAGCCCTTCGACCTCGAGCGTCGCGGCAACATGAAGGTGTACGTCGCCGCGGGGGTGGCGAACGACTGGCTGGGCATCCAGGGCGACCTGGTGAACCAGGAGACGGGCGAGGTGGTGGGCTTCTACGAGGAGATCAGCCTCTACCAGGGCAGCGACAGCGACGGCTCCTGGTCCGAGGGCAGCGCGAGCGGCAGCCTGCACCTGTCCGCGCTCCCCGCGGGCAAGTACGTGCTGCGCACCACCGCGTCGTACGACCCGACCCCCGCGCGCGTGCGCAACTACAACATCCGGCTGACGCATGACTCGCCCAATGGAGGCTGGCTGTGCGTGGCCTTCGTGCTGCTGCTGCTGGGGCCCGCGTTCGCCATCTTCCGCTCGCACAACTTCGAGACCCGCCGCTGGGCGGATAGCAACCTGTCGGAATAG
- a CDS encoding arylsulfatase — MSLKEYKPGSAFPGTVGRTLDESSPAWPRPLRAKEGAPNVLFIVLDDTGFGQLGCYGSPIRTPNLDRLAKGGLLYNNMHTTALCSPTRSCILTGRNHHSNGMASITEGSQGYPGYNGNIPFENGFLAEMLLERGYNTYALGKWHLTPAEQTSAAGPYSRWPLGRGFERFYGFLGGDTHQYYPDLAHDNHPVLPPKSPEEGYHLTEDLVDRAVDFIADAKQVAPDKPFFMYFCTGAMHAPHHVPKEWAGKYKGQFDDGWDAYRQKVFQRQLKLGVIPPGTQLSRHDPDVADWDGLPPDEKRLYARMMEVFAGYLEHTDHHIGRLLKFLEETGELDNTLIMVISDNGASAEGGPHGSVNELKFFNNTPESLEQNLAALDELGGPKYFNHYPWGWAWAGDTPFRRWKREVYRGGTTDPFIVHWPKGIKARGEVRSQYCHAIDMVPTVLDCLDVAPPTSLRGVTQSPIEGVSFRHTFDDARAESQHFTQYFEMMANRAIYHDGWRAVCPYPGPSFTEAGEGFGESKLTEERLRKLDAEGWELYHVAEDCSETKNLAHEERGKLIEMIALWYVEAGRYKVLPLVSPDKALFSLERPQISPDRKRYVYRPHTSPAPENVAVHVLNRPHSITAKVDVDGDVEGVLLSHGGLTGGYTFFIQDGRLHYVYNFVGEREFHIESAVEVPEGRTELRFEFEPTGKPDLEHGKGAPGRGRLFIDGELVAQSDITSTMPLVISLGEGLTCGRDDNSAVSTRYRTPFAFRGGTLREVVVDVSGEHLHDEKTEQKTAMARQ, encoded by the coding sequence ATGTCGCTCAAGGAATACAAGCCGGGCAGCGCCTTCCCAGGCACCGTGGGCCGTACGTTGGATGAGTCCTCGCCCGCGTGGCCGCGGCCACTGCGCGCGAAGGAGGGCGCGCCCAACGTCCTCTTCATCGTCCTGGACGACACGGGCTTCGGGCAGTTGGGGTGCTACGGCTCGCCCATCCGCACGCCGAACCTCGACCGCCTGGCGAAGGGCGGCTTGCTCTACAACAACATGCACACGACCGCGCTGTGCTCACCCACGCGCTCGTGCATCCTCACGGGCCGCAACCACCACTCCAACGGCATGGCCAGCATCACCGAGGGCTCGCAGGGGTATCCCGGCTACAACGGCAACATCCCCTTCGAAAACGGCTTCCTCGCCGAGATGCTGCTGGAGCGCGGCTACAACACCTATGCGCTGGGCAAGTGGCACCTGACGCCCGCGGAGCAGACGAGCGCGGCGGGGCCCTACAGCCGGTGGCCGCTGGGCCGTGGCTTCGAGCGGTTCTACGGGTTTCTCGGGGGCGACACGCACCAGTACTACCCGGACCTCGCGCACGACAACCATCCGGTGCTGCCGCCGAAGTCGCCCGAAGAGGGCTACCACCTCACCGAGGACCTGGTGGACCGGGCGGTGGACTTCATCGCGGACGCCAAGCAGGTGGCGCCCGACAAGCCCTTCTTCATGTACTTCTGCACGGGCGCGATGCACGCCCCGCATCACGTCCCCAAGGAGTGGGCGGGCAAGTACAAGGGCCAGTTCGACGACGGCTGGGACGCGTACCGGCAGAAGGTGTTCCAGCGGCAGCTCAAGCTGGGCGTGATTCCTCCCGGCACCCAGTTGTCCCGGCATGACCCGGACGTGGCGGACTGGGACGGCCTGCCGCCCGACGAGAAGCGCCTCTATGCGCGCATGATGGAGGTGTTCGCGGGCTACCTGGAGCACACGGACCACCACATCGGCCGGCTGCTCAAGTTCCTGGAGGAGACGGGTGAGCTCGACAACACGCTCATCATGGTCATCTCCGACAACGGCGCGAGCGCGGAGGGCGGGCCGCATGGCTCCGTCAACGAGCTGAAGTTCTTCAACAACACGCCGGAGTCGTTGGAGCAGAACCTGGCGGCCCTGGATGAGCTGGGCGGGCCGAAGTACTTCAATCACTACCCATGGGGCTGGGCCTGGGCCGGCGACACGCCGTTCCGCCGATGGAAGCGCGAGGTGTACCGCGGCGGCACCACGGACCCGTTCATCGTGCACTGGCCCAAGGGCATCAAGGCCCGGGGAGAGGTCCGCTCGCAGTACTGCCACGCCATCGACATGGTGCCCACGGTGCTGGACTGCCTGGACGTGGCGCCACCCACCTCGCTTCGAGGTGTCACGCAGTCGCCCATCGAGGGCGTCAGCTTCCGCCACACCTTCGATGACGCTCGCGCCGAGAGTCAGCACTTCACGCAGTACTTCGAGATGATGGCCAACCGCGCCATCTACCACGACGGTTGGCGGGCGGTGTGTCCGTACCCGGGCCCCTCCTTCACCGAGGCGGGCGAGGGCTTCGGCGAGTCGAAGCTCACGGAGGAGCGGCTGCGCAAGCTCGATGCGGAAGGGTGGGAGCTGTACCACGTCGCGGAGGACTGCTCCGAGACGAAGAACCTGGCCCACGAGGAGCGCGGCAAGCTCATCGAGATGATTGCCCTCTGGTACGTGGAGGCCGGCCGCTACAAGGTCCTTCCGCTGGTGTCTCCGGACAAGGCGCTCTTCTCGCTGGAGCGTCCGCAAATCAGCCCGGACCGCAAGCGCTACGTCTACCGTCCGCACACCTCACCCGCGCCGGAGAACGTGGCGGTGCACGTGCTCAACCGTCCGCACTCCATCACCGCGAAGGTGGACGTGGACGGCGATGTGGAGGGCGTGCTCCTGAGCCACGGCGGGCTCACGGGGGGCTACACCTTCTTCATCCAGGACGGCAGGCTGCACTACGTCTACAACTTCGTGGGCGAGCGGGAGTTCCACATCGAGTCGGCGGTGGAGGTGCCCGAGGGGCGCACGGAGCTGCGCTTCGAGTTCGAGCCCACCGGCAAGCCGGACCTCGAGCACGGCAAGGGCGCTCCGGGACGCGGGAGGCTCTTCATCGACGGCGAGCTGGTCGCGCAGAGCGACATCACCTCCACCATGCCGCTGGTCATCAGCCTGGGCGAGGGGCTGACGTGCGGACGCGATGACAACTCCGCGGTGAGCACGCGCTACCGCACGCCGTTCGCGTTCCGGGGCGGCACGCTGCGCGAGGTGGTGGTGGACGTGTCCGGTGAGCACCTCCACGACGAGAAGACGGAGCAGAAGACCGCGATGGCTCGGCAGTAA
- a CDS encoding polyamine aminopropyltransferase — MNKTLLYITVIVIATCGLVYELVVGALASYLLGDSITQFSTVIGGYLFAMGIGSYLSRYIDKGVAQRFVEVELAVALLGGICAPLLFLTFTLTDLFQVALYGSVIVIGTLVGLEIPLLLRILKDQLKFKDLVSQVLSLDYLGALAASVAFPLLLVPKLGLVRTSLLFGILNAAVGLWSTWLLAPLLGNPLRLRIKAVLLTVFLIVGFALGDRLTTFYEDQLYADDVVHASSSPYQRIVLTRGKRGFSLFLNGNLQFASIDEYRYHESLVHPAMVRAGKIDHVLILGGGDGLAAREVLRYPEVRSVTLVDLDPSITKLAMGYDELSRLNENSMKDARMRVVNADAMQFLMEGDQRYDVVIVDFPDPNNFALGKLYTTGFYKLLKKRVAQDGVAVVQSTSPLFARRSFWCVETTLKAAGYWTQPYHALVPSFGEWGYVLVAHEAPGHHRPLPQGLRFLDMDTLETLTHFPPDMGPLPAEVNRLNNQVLVHYYEAEWRKWN; from the coding sequence GTGAACAAGACGCTGCTGTACATCACCGTCATCGTCATCGCGACGTGTGGGCTCGTCTACGAGCTCGTCGTCGGCGCGTTGGCCAGCTACCTGCTCGGTGATTCCATCACCCAGTTCTCCACCGTCATCGGTGGCTACCTCTTCGCGATGGGCATCGGCAGCTACCTGTCGCGCTACATCGACAAGGGGGTGGCGCAGCGCTTCGTGGAGGTGGAGCTGGCGGTGGCGCTGCTGGGCGGCATCTGCGCGCCGCTCCTGTTTCTCACCTTCACGCTGACGGACCTGTTCCAGGTGGCGCTGTACGGCAGCGTCATCGTCATCGGCACGCTGGTGGGGCTGGAGATTCCCCTCCTGCTGCGCATCCTCAAGGACCAGCTCAAGTTCAAGGACCTGGTCAGCCAGGTGCTGTCGCTCGACTACCTGGGCGCGCTGGCGGCCAGCGTGGCGTTCCCGCTGCTGCTGGTGCCCAAGCTGGGGCTGGTGCGCACCTCGCTGCTCTTCGGCATCCTGAACGCGGCGGTGGGCCTGTGGAGCACGTGGCTGCTCGCGCCGCTGCTCGGCAACCCCTTGCGGCTGCGCATCAAGGCGGTGCTGCTGACGGTGTTCCTCATCGTCGGCTTCGCGCTGGGCGACCGGCTCACCACCTTCTACGAGGACCAGCTCTACGCGGACGACGTGGTGCACGCGTCCAGCTCGCCCTACCAGCGCATCGTCCTGACGCGCGGCAAGCGGGGCTTCTCGCTGTTCCTCAACGGCAACCTCCAGTTCGCCAGCATCGACGAGTACCGCTACCACGAGTCGCTGGTGCACCCGGCCATGGTGCGCGCGGGCAAGATTGACCACGTCCTCATCCTGGGCGGCGGAGATGGGCTGGCCGCGCGCGAGGTGCTGCGCTACCCCGAGGTGCGCTCCGTCACGCTGGTGGACCTGGACCCGTCCATCACGAAGCTCGCCATGGGCTACGACGAGCTGTCCCGCCTCAACGAGAACTCCATGAAGGATGCCCGCATGCGCGTGGTGAACGCGGATGCGATGCAGTTCCTCATGGAGGGGGACCAGCGCTACGACGTGGTGATTGTCGACTTCCCGGACCCCAACAACTTCGCGCTGGGCAAGCTGTACACCACGGGCTTCTACAAGCTGCTCAAGAAGCGCGTGGCGCAGGACGGCGTGGCCGTGGTGCAGAGCACCAGCCCGCTGTTCGCCCGGCGCTCCTTCTGGTGCGTGGAGACGACGCTGAAGGCCGCGGGCTACTGGACGCAGCCGTACCACGCGCTGGTGCCTTCCTTCGGCGAGTGGGGCTACGTGCTGGTGGCCCATGAGGCGCCGGGACACCACCGGCCGCTGCCGCAGGGCCTGCGCTTCCTGGACATGGACACGCTGGAGACGCTCACGCACTTCCCTCCGGACATGGGCCCCCTGCCCGCGGAGGTGAACCGGCTGAACAACCAGGTGCTGGTCCACTACTACGAGGCGGAGTGGCGGAAGTGGAACTGA
- a CDS encoding acyl-CoA dehydrogenase family protein has protein sequence MTSLSPHPLLATALELGPRLSARSAEFESARRLPPDVVAELTRAGFFRMLIPEAYGGLELHPALSFQVIEALSRADGAAGWCAMIGASTGLATAWLTDAVAREVFSSPDVITGGVAAPLGRAERVEGGYRVTGRWPWASAGHHCHWLVGGAVVTEGGNPRFVREGIPETRLLFFPAEAVTLHDTWFSMGLCGTGSGDMEVKDVFVREDHAFSLLMPPRITRPLYGFPFGLLSHAIPAVALGIARRAIDELITLARQKTVLAERRLLAARPSVQEAVAEADAEVRAARAFLLEVIHATFDEATKGPVSMRARADLRLAATHGTRAATRAVDRVYEAAGGPAVFHTNALQRCFRDIHTATQHAMVARPLLEITGGVLLGFDPPLPTL, from the coding sequence ATGACCAGTCTTTCTCCACACCCCTTGCTGGCCACCGCCCTGGAGCTCGGGCCCCGACTGTCGGCGCGCTCCGCCGAGTTCGAGAGCGCGCGGCGCCTTCCTCCGGACGTCGTCGCGGAGCTCACCCGCGCGGGCTTCTTCCGGATGCTGATTCCCGAAGCCTACGGAGGGCTGGAGCTGCACCCCGCGCTCTCGTTCCAGGTCATCGAAGCCCTCTCCCGAGCGGACGGCGCCGCGGGCTGGTGCGCGATGATTGGCGCCAGCACGGGCCTGGCGACGGCGTGGCTGACGGACGCCGTGGCGCGTGAGGTCTTCTCCTCGCCGGACGTCATCACCGGAGGAGTCGCAGCGCCGCTGGGCCGTGCCGAACGCGTCGAGGGAGGCTATCGCGTCACGGGCCGTTGGCCCTGGGCCAGCGCGGGACATCACTGTCACTGGCTGGTGGGAGGCGCGGTGGTGACGGAGGGCGGCAACCCCCGCTTCGTGCGCGAGGGCATCCCCGAGACGCGCCTCCTCTTCTTCCCCGCCGAGGCCGTCACGCTGCACGACACGTGGTTCTCCATGGGCCTGTGCGGCACGGGCAGCGGGGACATGGAGGTGAAGGACGTCTTCGTCCGCGAGGACCATGCCTTCTCGCTGCTCATGCCCCCTCGCATCACCCGGCCGCTGTATGGCTTTCCCTTCGGTTTGCTGAGCCACGCGATTCCCGCCGTAGCCCTGGGCATCGCGCGCCGGGCCATCGACGAGCTCATCACCCTGGCCCGGCAGAAGACGGTGCTGGCCGAGCGCCGGCTCCTCGCCGCGCGGCCCAGCGTCCAGGAGGCGGTCGCCGAAGCGGACGCGGAGGTGCGCGCCGCTCGGGCCTTCCTGCTCGAGGTGATTCACGCCACCTTCGACGAGGCCACGAAGGGCCCCGTCTCGATGCGAGCCCGCGCCGACCTGCGCCTGGCTGCGACCCACGGAACCCGCGCCGCCACACGCGCGGTGGACCGCGTGTACGAGGCCGCGGGTGGGCCCGCCGTGTTCCATACGAACGCGCTCCAGCGCTGCTTCCGGGACATCCACACCGCGACCCAGCACGCGATGGTGGCGCGCCCCCTGCTCGAAATCACGGGAGGCGTCCTGCTGGGCTTCGACCCGCCCTTGCCGACGCTCTGA
- a CDS encoding FAD-dependent oxidoreductase, whose amino-acid sequence MELTRRELIAAFLGSAVASACKREPARAPIPGAVVDRAVEVGHRLRGGPLPRAQTVEPVDVLVVGAGVAGLSAAWRLMGAGVKDVRVVELEAEAGGTSRSGRNAVSAFPWGAHYLPAPLEDKGPVVRLLREMGAVTGVDAEGRPTFEETLLIQEPEERHYYRGHWYEGLYLRVGATPEDLAELERFDTRMNAFAAAKDAKGRKAFAVPTAHSSDDAEWTALDALSMADWLTREGFHSARLKWLVDYACRDDYGATSEHISAWAGIWYFAARQDGHGERSEGFLSWPEGNGRLVHQLRAALPPRMLDRDVLVHTVEPGEHGCRVDALDARTGQPRSFQARQVVLACPRFIAAHVVAPWRTARPAWMEAFSYAPWVVANLTLSTPPESRGFPLAWDNVFQESKSLGYVVATHQQLRQYERGPTVLTWYLPMSGGDVKAERQKALSANYEDWEALVMADMRPAHPGITQQVQRLEVMRWGHAMVRPTPGFMWGAARKAAQESLGRSLHFAHTDLGGLALFEEANWFGVKAAERVLAELGQPSSSWL is encoded by the coding sequence GTGGAACTGACGCGGCGGGAGCTCATCGCCGCGTTCCTCGGCTCGGCGGTGGCCAGCGCTTGCAAGCGCGAGCCCGCCCGGGCGCCCATTCCCGGCGCGGTGGTGGACCGCGCGGTGGAAGTGGGGCACCGGCTCCGAGGCGGCCCGCTGCCTCGCGCGCAGACGGTGGAGCCCGTGGACGTGCTGGTGGTGGGCGCGGGCGTGGCCGGCCTGTCCGCCGCGTGGCGGCTGATGGGCGCGGGCGTGAAGGACGTGCGGGTGGTGGAGTTGGAGGCGGAGGCCGGAGGCACGTCCCGCTCCGGGCGCAACGCGGTGTCCGCCTTCCCGTGGGGCGCGCACTACCTCCCCGCGCCGCTCGAAGACAAAGGCCCGGTGGTCCGGCTGCTGCGGGAGATGGGCGCGGTGACGGGCGTGGACGCGGAGGGGCGGCCGACCTTCGAGGAGACGCTGCTCATCCAGGAGCCGGAGGAGCGCCACTACTACCGGGGCCATTGGTACGAAGGGCTCTACCTGCGCGTGGGCGCGACGCCGGAGGACCTGGCGGAGTTGGAGCGCTTCGACACGCGGATGAACGCCTTCGCCGCCGCGAAGGACGCCAAGGGCCGCAAGGCCTTCGCGGTGCCCACCGCGCACTCCAGCGATGACGCCGAGTGGACGGCGCTGGATGCGCTGAGCATGGCGGACTGGCTCACGCGCGAGGGCTTCCACTCCGCGCGCTTGAAGTGGCTGGTGGACTACGCGTGCCGCGACGACTACGGCGCCACGTCCGAGCACATCTCCGCGTGGGCGGGCATCTGGTACTTCGCCGCGCGCCAGGACGGGCACGGTGAGCGCAGCGAGGGCTTCCTGAGCTGGCCCGAGGGCAATGGCCGGCTGGTGCATCAGCTCCGCGCCGCGCTGCCTCCCCGCATGCTGGATCGCGACGTGCTGGTGCACACCGTGGAGCCGGGCGAGCACGGCTGCCGGGTGGATGCGCTGGATGCGCGCACGGGACAGCCTCGCTCCTTCCAGGCGCGACAGGTGGTGCTGGCGTGTCCGCGTTTCATCGCCGCGCACGTGGTGGCGCCCTGGCGGACCGCGCGCCCCGCGTGGATGGAGGCGTTCAGCTATGCGCCGTGGGTGGTGGCGAACCTGACGCTGTCCACGCCGCCGGAGTCCCGAGGCTTCCCGCTGGCGTGGGACAACGTGTTCCAGGAGAGCAAGAGCCTGGGCTACGTGGTGGCCACGCACCAGCAGCTTCGCCAGTACGAGCGAGGCCCCACGGTGCTCACGTGGTACCTGCCCATGTCGGGCGGAGACGTGAAGGCCGAGCGGCAGAAGGCGCTCTCCGCCAACTACGAGGACTGGGAGGCGCTCGTCATGGCGGACATGCGCCCCGCGCACCCGGGCATCACCCAGCAGGTGCAGCGGCTGGAGGTCATGCGCTGGGGCCACGCGATGGTGCGGCCCACGCCGGGCTTCATGTGGGGCGCCGCGCGCAAGGCCGCGCAGGAGAGCCTGGGCAGGAGCCTGCACTTCGCGCACACGGACCTGGGTGGGCTGGCGCTCTTCGAGGAGGCCAACTGGTTCGGTGTGAAGGCCGCGGAGCGGGTGCTGGCGGAATTGGGCCAGCCGTCCTCGAGCTGGCTGTAG
- the speD gene encoding adenosylmethionine decarboxylase: MKLTTGQEWLVDASGCSPGLLKDAAGLAALFEELIVLLDLKVVGQPQWHVFPEPGGITGLTLLAESHLAIHTFPEHGFAALNVYCCRPRERPDFESLLARHLGAASCQARELKRGVTA; this comes from the coding sequence TTGAAGCTGACCACCGGACAGGAATGGCTGGTTGACGCGAGCGGCTGCTCGCCCGGATTGCTCAAGGACGCGGCGGGTTTGGCGGCGCTCTTCGAGGAGCTCATTGTCCTGTTGGACCTGAAGGTCGTGGGCCAACCGCAGTGGCACGTGTTCCCGGAGCCCGGCGGCATCACCGGCCTGACGCTCCTGGCCGAAAGCCACCTGGCCATCCACACGTTTCCCGAGCACGGCTTCGCCGCGCTCAACGTCTATTGCTGCCGCCCCCGCGAACGTCCCGACTTCGAGTCGTTGCTCGCGCGCCATCTGGGGGCTGCGTCGTGCCAGGCGCGTGAATTGAAGCGGGGGGTGACGGCGTGA
- a CDS encoding DUF350 domain-containing protein, with translation MLLLGVVVNLDGVLASIVYSIIGLAVFVAGFYAIRKIMPFDVHKELEVDQNTALGIVIGSFIIGLAIIVAAAIGG, from the coding sequence ATGCTGTTACTAGGCGTCGTTGTGAACCTCGATGGCGTGTTGGCGAGCATCGTCTATTCGATCATCGGACTGGCCGTGTTCGTCGCGGGGTTCTATGCCATCCGCAAAATCATGCCGTTCGACGTGCACAAGGAGCTGGAGGTCGACCAGAACACGGCCCTGGGCATCGTCATCGGTTCGTTCATCATCGGCCTGGCCATCATCGTGGCCGCGGCCATCGGCGGTTGA
- a CDS encoding lipase translates to MTRRSDLEDLLPVASLPTPAPSREPTAIARLTRGLRGLPAAPRWWGPGSGGLAGWLHQGPSGMTPPTVDLTPRFRALLDRVREGEPVLPPEARNHQYLVVRGMLGDEMPGYLLDNVQRLEGRGLSVREADVDTEGLLLSNVAVLREALLDAQHFGRSVVLVGHSKGGVECTAVLAMYPELRRVVRAVVALQAPYAGAALAHDLATTPEMRRLIDFAFPLLFHGVSRSVEELAYPQRMAFIRQHPYPMGIPTVALATSRLSRLSTLYPLQRYFQERYGQASDGLVMPLDAEIPGAGVVRLDDMDHSEAALRALPGLGRYHPGDVTEAMVALALEAR, encoded by the coding sequence ATGACGCGGCGGTCCGACCTCGAAGACCTTCTCCCCGTGGCCTCCCTTCCCACCCCCGCCCCGTCGCGCGAGCCCACGGCCATCGCTCGACTGACGCGAGGGCTGCGGGGACTGCCCGCGGCTCCGCGCTGGTGGGGGCCCGGCTCCGGAGGACTGGCGGGCTGGCTCCATCAGGGGCCCAGTGGGATGACGCCGCCCACCGTGGACCTCACGCCCCGGTTCCGCGCCCTGCTCGACCGCGTGCGAGAGGGCGAGCCCGTCCTGCCCCCCGAGGCCCGGAACCACCAGTACCTCGTGGTGCGCGGGATGCTCGGCGACGAGATGCCCGGCTACCTGCTCGACAACGTGCAGCGGCTGGAAGGCCGGGGCCTGAGCGTGCGGGAGGCGGACGTGGACACCGAGGGGTTGCTCTTGAGCAACGTCGCGGTGCTGCGCGAGGCGCTGCTGGATGCCCAGCACTTCGGCCGCTCGGTGGTGCTGGTGGGACACAGCAAGGGGGGCGTGGAGTGCACGGCGGTGCTGGCGATGTACCCGGAGCTGCGTCGCGTGGTGCGCGCGGTGGTGGCGCTCCAGGCACCGTATGCCGGCGCCGCCCTGGCCCATGACCTGGCCACCACACCGGAGATGCGGCGGCTCATCGACTTCGCCTTCCCGCTGCTGTTCCACGGCGTGTCGCGCTCCGTGGAGGAGCTGGCCTATCCGCAGCGCATGGCCTTCATCCGCCAGCACCCCTACCCCATGGGTATCCCCACGGTGGCGCTCGCCACCTCGCGCCTGTCGCGCCTGTCCACGCTCTATCCGCTCCAGCGCTACTTCCAGGAGCGCTATGGCCAGGCCTCGGACGGGCTGGTGATGCCGCTGGACGCGGAGATACCCGGCGCGGGCGTGGTGCGACTGGACGACATGGACCACTCGGAGGCCGCGCTGCGGGCCCTCCCCGGGCTGGGCCGCTACCACCCCGGTGACGTCACCGAGGCGATGGTGGCCCTGGCGCTCGAGGCGCGCTGA